The Methylophilus sp. TWE2 region TCGCCCACAATCCTTTTACTGCTTGTTCTATCATCTCTGTAATTTTCAAAAACTTAACAAAAATTCTAACGACCCCCTAGAATTACAATTCCGCTCCTATTTGGCTTTTTCTTTTATGCCTTATATCAGCCAAGTTAAGGCCATTGCCTACGACCCAATTTCGACTTCAGATATTTCCGATGCTTCTTCAACATTACTCGCCGCTAAGTGCCGAGTCCTCAGATCTTCAACCTGATCAGCCGTTAGCTCCTGTACTGTTAACTCCGGCAAATCGATGACTTCTGTTTGATTGTCTCTAGCAAAATGTTTTTGAAGTATATCGGACGTGTTCTTAAGCGCTGTTGAATATGCCGCTGCACCCCTCATTACTTGTGCCGCTGAATTAACATCAGTAGCTCTTAGATGCTCACTTGCTTCAACAAGTATCTCTCGGACATGACTTACATGCGCAATATCATCAATAAGCAACTGAGCTATCGCTTGTTTGATTGCCGGATCGCTACGAAGCAATAACAAAGCTTCCTCCCTAGCCACATCAATTAGCTCACTTTTGAGGCTACCTTTCTTTACACCTGAAATAGCCAAATGCCTTTGCACAGTTCTAACTCCAAGACCCAGACGCTTTGCTATTGCAAGATTTGTGTAGCCTGCTTCCCGAAAAGCTACAATTTGAGCTTCAAGTGTTGGCGTGACAGTTGTTCTTTTAGCTTTCATTTAATGTACCGCCTTTGATATCTCACAAACGAGATGAGCTGGTGCAGATGGTAAATATATATACTCACCGTTAGGCGGTGCAGTCGACATATCTTTTTCCAGCATTACCGCACCGGTATTCGGTGCAGGTAATGATGCTGTTACACCGGTAGCCGGTACGACTTTTATATTGGCCGCACCGATTACAGGTGTATGTGCTTTTTTAGGCAGCATAGGGAAAAGCGGCGTAAAGGTAGCTCTTTGATATGCTCGTGAGTTCATATCCAACCCTTCAGTAATATCCAGCCCTAGCCACCCTAATGCATACCATGAAGGACGAGAGAGGGGAGGTCGCATACCCTGCCTGGTCATAATCAAGAAACCGCCTTGCACAAGTTCCTTCAGCGCCTTTGTTATGGTGTCGTTAGATCTCCAACCTAAAGGCTTTAAATACTTGCTGCACGCCACCAGCGCCCCGTTGTTATCTCCTCTATACTGAGCGGCAATATCAATTAATAAACGACATGCGGCATGATTAAGTGCGCGATACTCCATACTCATGATGACACTATGCGGCAGGGCCGTAAAACGACCCTGTATTTTTCCTCGCTTAGCATCTTTTCGTTTGCTATAGCTGGCGCCCATTATTTACCGCCGAACTTTGCATCAAGGCCTAGTAGTTCAATGGTTCTTTGCTCGAAAGCTTCAACATCTCGAATAAACTCATTAATCTGATTATCAGAATCGCCCTGAAGCTCATCCATAGAATCTAAAAGTTTAGCTCTATAAATGTAGAGTGTAACTTCGTTAACTAGACCATTGAATTTCCTTGCGAGTGCTGAAGTGCTCGTATCTCTAAAACATTGGAACGCAGTCTTTAACGCTTTCAAATTAGCCACTTTCTTTCTTACTATTTCTAAATCAGTCATAATTAAGCAGCCTCTCTGTTCGCAATAAACTCACGCAAAGTGTTTAACTTTACCGTTGTCGTGCGCTCCGTAAGTTTGGTAGTTTTGAGTTGTCCTTTTGAGACTAATCGCCAGAATGTGGCTATCGATACTCCAAGTAGCCGAGCGCAGTCCTTCGGTCTCAAATGGGCTTCATCCGTGCATAGGCCAAAAATAGTTTGACCTGATTTATTGCGTAGTTGACTCATGGAAACTCCTATAATTTGATTTAATTTCAAGATCGATAATGACCTATCTGATTTATATTATAGGCAGCCGTGGCTAGGATTTAACCGGCGTGAAATCTGAGGGAAATAGGCGGTTATAAGAAAGCGCCTACCATTGGGTAAAAATCAATTTACCACTTAATTAAACATACGAAATTTTACATAGATTATGTGAATTGGCTCGATTAAATTAAGCTTGTTTGAACGGTAATACACTAGCACCCTTTTTTAGCTCATCAATATAATCAGCCCAACGTTGCATCATGATTTTGCGGTCTTTCAAGAATTGCGCTCTTTCATAAGCCGTGCCCAAAGGATTAGCCACAGAGTGCGCAAGCTGTCGTTCGATGTGTTTAGGGTCTAAGCCTAGCTCCTGCTCTCCTAGCGTCTGTGCAACCGCTCTGAAGCCGTGACCTGTGATTTCTGCTTGCGTGTCATAACCCATGTTGCGTAATGCTGCATTAATCGCGTTTTCACTCATAGGACGTTCATGTGTGCGGCCACCGGGGAAAACATACATGCCATGACCAGAGAATGGGCGCATCTTTTCAATGATGGCTATAGCTTGGGTAGATAAAGGCACAATGTGCTGAGTCTTTGTTTTGGTGACTAGATAGCGCCACTCATTGTTTTCAAAGTCCAGATCAGCCCATTTCATATGACGTAACTCACCAATACGCTGAAATAACAACGGAGCAAGCTTCAACGCACACTGCACAGTGAGCGTGCCTGTGTAGCCGTCAATACTTCGCAGAAGGTCTGCAAAGTCTTTAGGCTCGATCATGGCAGCCATGTTCTTTACTACTGGTGGAGGCAATGCACCTTTAAGATCTGGTGCTGGGTTGTAAGTAGCAAACCCTTTTTGAATGGCATAGCGGAAAACCTGCCCAGCAGTTTGAATAACTCGGTGAGCGGTTTCTAGCTTGTTCTGTTTCTGCAATACGCTGGTGGTCTCTAAGACCATAGGCGCGGTAATGCTTGAAACTGCCTTCTGGCCTAGGCTTGGGTATAGGTAAAACTCCAACCAGCGTTTAACGCGCTGCTGGTGCCGTTCTGACTTGCTTTTATTGTGTAGTGCGTGCCATTCATTAGCGATAGCCTCAAAAGTGTTTAGGGCTTGAAGCTTTGCCAGTGTCTTTGCTTCCTTGCGGGCTTCGCCTGGGTCTTTACCTTCTGCCACCAGCGCACGGGCTTGATCACGACGCGCGCGAGCCTGCTGTAGCGATACTTCAGGATATGTACCAAAGGAGATGAGCTTGGGCTTGCCTAAATGACGATAGCGAAAACGCCAACCTTTTGCACCTTTACTCGTTATGAGAATGGACAAACCTTGGCCGTCTGTGATTGTGTAATCTTTTTCGGTTGGTTTGGCGTTGCGGAGTTGCGTGTCAGTGAGTGCCATGTGTATAACACTTTCGAGCGTATAAATTATTTATACACAAAGTTATACACGAAAAATGTATATGTCAAGCGACGCTATGATATGAAAAAAGGCCTAGATTTTAATCTAAGCCTTTGATAATTATTGCTTTTGTGTCTTTGTGATACTTCTTGAGAGTATTACATGGTGCCGGGAGCCGGAATCGAACCGGCACGCCTTGCGGCGCTGGATTTTGAGTCCAGTGCGTCTACCAGTTCCGCCATCCCGGCATGGGATATAATGTAGGACATCAAAGACCGTTATTATAACCATAATTTTGATTTATGAGAACTCTAGATTTCGATTTTTATCTGCCGCCACACCTGATTGCGCAACATCCATTACCCAACCGTTCAGAAAGCCGCTTGCTGGATGTCAACGCGGCAAACAATACCATTCAGGATAATTATTTCCGCCATATCGCCGATCACTTTGAAGCCGGGGATGTATTGGTACTCAACGACACCAAAGTCATCAAGGCCAGGCTCTTCGGCCAAAAGGCCACGGGCGGCCAGATTGAGGTGATGATAGACCGCGTGCTTTCTTCGCAAGAAGCCTATGCGCAGATCAAATCGTCGCGCTCGCCCAAAGCTGGCGGCTTGCTGCATTTGGCGGGCGATATGCAGGCTGTGGTGATGGGCCGGGTGGCAGATATGTTTCATATCCGTTTGCTTGGCGAGCAATCATGGTATGACTTTTTGGAGCAATATGGTCAACTGCCTTTGCCGCCTTATATTGAGCATGCCGCGGACGAGACGGATGATAGCCGCTACCAGACGGTGTTTGCCAAACATGCAGGCGCCGTGGCTGCGCCAACGGCAGGCTTGCATTTTGACGAAGCGTTGTTGCAATCGCTGGTAGATAAAGGTGTGCATGTGCGCTATGTGACGCTGCATGTAGGCGCGGGGACGTTTCAGCCGGTGAAGGTGGATAATATCGCCGAGCACCATATGCATAGCGAGGTTTACCATTTGCCGGAAGAGACCATCTCTACGATTTTAGCAGCACAGGCCGCGGGCAAGCGCGTGACTGCCGTCGGCACCACTTCATTGCGCACATTGGAGAGTGCAGCGCATGCGGGCAAGTTGTTTGCGCATCATGGTGACACGGATAT contains the following coding sequences:
- a CDS encoding integrase arm-type DNA-binding domain-containing protein, whose translation is MALTDTQLRNAKPTEKDYTITDGQGLSILITSKGAKGWRFRYRHLGKPKLISFGTYPEVSLQQARARRDQARALVAEGKDPGEARKEAKTLAKLQALNTFEAIANEWHALHNKSKSERHQQRVKRWLEFYLYPSLGQKAVSSITAPMVLETTSVLQKQNKLETAHRVIQTAGQVFRYAIQKGFATYNPAPDLKGALPPPVVKNMAAMIEPKDFADLLRSIDGYTGTLTVQCALKLAPLLFQRIGELRHMKWADLDFENNEWRYLVTKTKTQHIVPLSTQAIAIIEKMRPFSGHGMYVFPGGRTHERPMSENAINAALRNMGYDTQAEITGHGFRAVAQTLGEQELGLDPKHIERQLAHSVANPLGTAYERAQFLKDRKIMMQRWADYIDELKKGASVLPFKQA
- the queA gene encoding tRNA preQ1(34) S-adenosylmethionine ribosyltransferase-isomerase QueA, which translates into the protein MRTLDFDFYLPPHLIAQHPLPNRSESRLLDVNAANNTIQDNYFRHIADHFEAGDVLVLNDTKVIKARLFGQKATGGQIEVMIDRVLSSQEAYAQIKSSRSPKAGGLLHLAGDMQAVVMGRVADMFHIRLLGEQSWYDFLEQYGQLPLPPYIEHAADETDDSRYQTVFAKHAGAVAAPTAGLHFDEALLQSLVDKGVHVRYVTLHVGAGTFQPVKVDNIAEHHMHSEVYHLPEETISTILAAQAAGKRVTAVGTTSLRTLESAAHAGKLFAHHGDTDIFITPGFEFKLVDRLITNFHLPKSTLMMLVSAFGGYDLMREAYAHAIAESYRFFSYGDAMLITRNQSAKG